Below is a genomic region from Prunus persica cultivar Lovell chromosome G3, Prunus_persica_NCBIv2, whole genome shotgun sequence.
GTAAAAGGGCGGCTCACGCAAAAGGTTTGGGTGGTGGCTGCAAGTTTCGGCGCCTCCTAAAGTGGCAAattttgcctataaataattgaacaattttcattttcgaACACCCAATATCTCAACAAAAATCAAGCTGAAATGTTGTTCAATGTATTCCtaagataaattttattgtttttttaggATTCAACGTAGCATATCGCCAAGAACTATGAAGCTTGTTCAAAGTTATTGAGCACTATCATTGTAATCATCCATTTAATATATCAACAAGTAGCTCTGTTCATCAGAATTTTTGTTTAAGCACCACCcgatccatctctctctcattttctttgtttcattttgattCAAAGAGGACTTGAGAGATCATTTGACAGCCGAGCATGGCAATCTCAAGCACCCAACACGATGCAACACAAGTAGCCTtatgtcacatcccgggataggctccgccgtagcacgatattgtctgtTTTGGGCCCCTGCCCTtacagttttgtttctgagaacccacgagcaacttcctagtgggtcacccatcctaggattgctctagcccaaactcatttaacttcggaattcccatgactccgaagccattTAGCTTCCAAagggcctcgtgctagatggaggcggacatatacatataaggcacgtcaccccctctctgttggtcgaggtgggatgttacaatccaccccccttaagagcccgacgtcctcgtcggcacactcgcaccacacggcagagtggctctgataccaaattatCACATCCCAAGAtaggctccgccgtagcacgatattgtccgctttgggccccatGCCCTCATGGTTTGTTTCTGAGAACCCACGAGCAACTTTTcaatgggtcacccatcctgggattgctctagaccaaactcgcttaacttcggagttcccatgactccgaagccagtgagctcccaaaaggcctcgtgctagatggaggcagacatgtacatataaggcacatcactccCTCtctgttggtcgatgtgggatgttacaccTTGTTACCAAGGCTAAGGACCCAACGGTCACAAAATCGTTCTTAACTCGGCCCAAATCGTTTGTCGAAGTCAGATCCAAGGCACACATCATCATATCACTCTCTTCGCTCTCACAGCCATTACAATTGGCATGCATAGCACTAACACTAAAGAAGGACGACTTTGTTTCCAAATCTGCTCAGCCCTTGAGTATTCCATTCAAAATAATCGTCTTACTTAACCGAAAAGATTTTGAGATCAACAAATACATTAGGGGTTAgttcgaatttttttcttaaagtatAAATTTGTGGGGCATTGGTCCCCAAACAATGTCATAAAAGTAAGCCGCCATATTTGTTGGAGTATGAAAGCTACATAAAAgataaattgaaatcaaatatcgctttcttttcttttccttctcttttgtgATCAACAAAAGAATTCCTGATGAGCAGTATAAACTAACATAACATACAAACTTCTAATTTTCAATCCCAGACATCATTACATATCAAATCTGTATGGCCAAAACTAAACTAGATTGATAATAGTGGAACTAGAAGTTGAGGCTTTAGGGGacactaccaaaaaaaaataaaaaatggcaACAGTCACCATTATTTAGTGACTGTTGTGGGGAGTGAGCAAAGGCTTTAATCACCAAAACAAGCAAAATTAGtcaccaaaaagtcaaaaaactTGACTAATGCCTTTTGTCACTGCCACAAATGTCACCAAATAATGATGATTATtgtcacttttttttattagtggGACAATACAGCTAATTTTCCAAAGACATGAAAATAAGGCAGGTATTTAATCACAAAGCTTAGCACCTCCAATTCTGTTGGAAGAGCTTTAAAAACCCAAGTCAAGTTTGAAAGGAACTGGTCATTTTCGTGGGCGGTTTGCATTGGCACCCACACACATGATCTGTTTACATTAACTCACACAGCTCTCTTCTGCCTCACTTTCCACATTTGGCTGCATTTTCGGTGTAGTAGTTGTGATTTGAAGGCCAATGCAGTCTTATTTGCTCTCAAATCTCTAGCTTAAAAGTCGAGGGCCATATCTAATATGATCTTTCGTGCATGTGAAACTATCCAATCAACATGATATATGAAAGATTTGAACGGCAATGGAGTGATTTTGGTTTATGAGTTTCAATAATTTGCCAGTAAATGTGGACTTCATGCCTTTGCATTATTTAATTTCGTTCGTACAGGTAGGTGTGTATTTTTCCAACGTTTTTCCTTACATAAATAATTGATAGTTTATacaaaattcatatatatatatatatatatatatatacacggGAATAAAAATGTTAATCCTTACCACATTTATTGGTACAACAATATTGGTGCTCCTCTGCAGCTGGCTCATGAGTATgagtttggtttctttttcttttctctttccattAACCGGAGGGGGGGAGGTCGGGGCGTGGTGTGGGGAGAAGTCGAACTCGAATCTCTTCCAagatcagaaaaataaatatcatgCTTATGGTCAAAATTATGTCACTATTATCTTTCTCAAGTGGCTTTAAATTGTTGgctatataatttttaagaTAAACGTGATCTTTAACGGGTCCGAAAATAATATAAGCAAATGAGGGAGTTGTTTAATTTCTCTATACAAGTACTTTAATTTGTACAGAGCAGCCAGGGCCTTCTGCCTGGTTGAATAAATTAGTTTGACATATTCTATCCGAAGAAATATCACCTCTACAATTAATTTGATATATTTGGCCACCAAATATTAATTGTTCCATAGTAATGCAATGGACCAATAAATGATACATACATCCCTTGCCAAGCAAAGATTTTTTTCTTGTGTGTGAAAAGCCAACCTCAGTAAAGTACTACATCAACTTAAACTCCCAACAACTACTCTCTACCCTAATGCCTTTTAATTCAAACCTTTGTATTTATGTTCCaaccaatattatttatacATGACAAGTCCCCCTTCTCAATCCATGTCCAGGGTTGTTCAGTTCCACACAAATAATTAACAAGCAAAACAGCTGAAACATGGGAAACTTGCACAtttcatggcttcttctaaCTCAAAGCCTGTTGCTAGTCACCAGAATTAGTGCCTCGGTGGTCCCTGCAGTCGTTGTGTTCGGGGACTCCTCGGTGGATGCCGGGAACAACAACCAGATTCCCACAATTCTCAGAAGCAATTTTGAGCCTTATGGCCGGGACTTTTCCGGTGGCAAGCCAACTGGGAGGTTCTCCAATGGCAGAGTGCCTACAGATTTCATCTCCCAGGCTCTTGGACTCAAACCATTCGTACCTGCCTACTTGGATCCTTCCTATAACATATCAGATTTTGCCACTGGTGTCACCTTTGCTTCTGCGGGGACTGGCTATGATACTGCAACTTCAGATGTGCTGGTAAGTACCAAATATTTAGTATAAAGCGCTTCTCTATCTCACACAcatctcaaatatgggttacGTCAGTTAGCCAATTAGTCAGGGCAGTGAGTCCACTTTCTTACACCCAAGTTCAAATTCCCTTTCCtgtaaattagattaatttaaagtagATTACcgcttgtaaaaaaaaaaaaaaccaaatggtCTACCAATTTACAGTATTTGTTACATTCTCGATATTTTCACAATATTTTATGGATACTCTGCAAACAGTTGGTCAATACTTAGTAATTAATATCACCTAAATATCCACAATGGTGTACTGTAGATTGATACTCGATACTAGCCAAGCCAAGtgtctgttcaatttttcatatttttagaAAATCCCGGTTCATCATTTGCAGTCTGTGATACCACTATGGAAGCAACTGGAGTACTACAAGGAATATCAGAACAAACTAAGACTTTATCTTGGAGGAATAAAGGCAAACGAAATAATCAACGGAGCTTTGCACGTTACGAGCATGGGCACCAATGACTTCCTGGAAAACTACTACACATACCCCGGCCGGTCATCCCAATACTCTATCCAACAATACCAAGATTTTCTCATTGGAATTGCAGGAAATTTCATCAAGCAACTCTACCATCTCGGAGCCCGTAAAATCTCCCTCGGAGGTCTGCCTCCGATGGGGTGCTTGCCATTGGAGAGAACCACAAACGTCATGGGTGGAAATGACTGCATTGCAGATTACAACAATGTGGCTCTGGAGTTCAATGGCAAGTTGAAGGGCTTGACCACAACCCTGAGCAAAGAACTTCCTGGGATCAAACTGGTGTTTTCAAACCCATATTACATTTTCCTGCATATGATAAGAAGACCTTCTTTTTATGGTAAGTCAGTGATCTGCTGCAAATGTTTGACCCAAAGCACCATATTTCTCACTTTAGCATTTAAGTAGTCACATTCCTTGGGTGGTGGTTATCATGTGATTTTTCTTTATAGTTTCTACTTTTACTTTCCTCCCCCGAGTTTAAACTGGAGAATTCGTACACGTGTTACATTGTAATTTGTCTGATTAAATTCTCGTGTGACTGACAGGATTTGAGGTGACATCAGTAGCTTGCTGTGCCACAGGGACGTTTGAAATGGGGTACGCATGCAATCGAAACAACATGTTCACCTGCACGGATGCAAGCAAATATATATTCTGGGATTCATTTCATCCAACAGAGAAAGCAAATCATATAATCTCTGATTATGTGATGAATAATGTACTGGCCCAGTTTCGTTGATTCTCTTCAATTTCAAGACCAATGTATGTGTCCTATGTTTTAGTGTCATTATATATAGTACAGTAAGACATTAAGCATGATGTTGGTAGAAAATATGATGTTGACACTTGGCAGAAAAATGGCATAAAGCCTGTGAACCTATGATCAAATTGGTGCCTGGGATGTCAATACGTACTTGTCCCCACATTTCTTAGTAACCCTCAGTCGTTTTcatgatataattttttttcccccaaatTTTTGTGCCCTACAGGCAACAGCAGCAACACTCTATGTGGAAGTACATTGTGGCAGGGTTGGCTATAAATTTAAGTAATTTGCATTAAGGCTCTAGTATAAGTACTGTAATTTGAAGGGCTGGGACCTAGTTAGGCGATTTGTACTAGACAATGCCCTCACAAGGGCGGACCACACTTGGAGTCGCATAATAAGGCAAGTTACTTATGACGCTCTATTTTATTGATCCCTCGTTATTTAAGGTTTTCTtgatatttctttaaaataaaggTAATGTGCTTGATGAAATGCCTACCAAAATTGACGCGGCCATATggtaatatatttttctgcccccacaaagaaaaatccaCAGATCCCCTATTTGTTGAGGGAATTTTGGAATATAAGTTTAATACTACAAGTTAAATAATGCCTAGACAAGCTTAGTGATCATATTCATCAATAAGGATTGCTTGGTTAGAGAATCAGAAGTGGAAGGGACATACACCTTTTGCTGTTGGAATCTTCTGCAATGGGAAGGTGTATTGTGGGtgtaaatttgtattttttgccAAAGATGGACAATAAAATGCAATTGTACATctatttttacattttttttgcaaACAGTAACGACTGAAGAGGGAATGTTGATGAAGAATTAGGCGCCTAGATGCGCACCTAAGCTTTAGTCGCCAGCCAACTGCTGCTCCACAGGTCCCACGGCTACTTAGTGCATTCTGACATCATCACATTGCTTCTTGCAACTGTCTTACTCTTCCCAAGAATCAAGGGTTGTGATTCATCTCCATTCAAAATAGAAGTCCTAGATTCATTGACCTTTATAAACTGAAAAAATTAcctaaaataaatacataaccatcaaatggttcaaaaaattCCCAtcaaatggttcaaaaaattcaaaaccaaacaCTTAAAATGTTATTTTCTGAAGGCTTTTTATCATAAAACATTTCTGACGTTtgcgaaactatcagattgcatccttaaaaATTTTTTGTATCACTCATGGTCCCTAACGTTAATATAGGTGCTCTTAGATAGTCCCTCtgtcaaaaaaaattgttaaatcCAGGGATATAATcatcaaatcaatccaaataataatatatatatattatttccttcccttctctctttctttcttcttcttctttctctctttattttcttcttcttctcaaattTAATGGGGATTTTTTCTCTGGATCAAGGCCTAACAACAATGTCTGAGCCAAAGAATTGACAATGACTTTAAAGCTTTAGATAATTATGTTTATCAGTTCCTTTCCTtctatatacgtgtatattcAGAATATCCTTGGATTCCTTTTGGTCCTCATTATTTTCTAGGAGTTAATTTGAGTTTCCAGACACATTTATCCACACAGCTTAActaaaaacacaaatttttcatcttttgctGAAGTATCAATGTCTTTGACATCTTTTCCAGTCCTATTACTTTAGCTGCATTGTTTTCAATTCATATTCTAGGTTTAGGCATGCGCATAATACCTGCTTATaagtatatttaatttatgtttgagaaaaaaatcacCCAATTCAAAAACTTAACCAGAGAAGATAAAGTTCGTAACTTTTGTGGTTTAGGGAGCAAAGAgaaatttggatgtttttgcTATAAGGAATCtggcggagagagagagaagaagaagaaaagaaagagagaaagaagaagaggaaagaaagagagaagggaaggaaatatatatatatatatatattatataattttggattgatttgactattatatgttataaaaaataatagttttcctctttccgtaaagccaaatacaaaacatttatatcataaataatatataaacaaattggaaagctttgaaggtataataaaattgaagaaaacaaaataataggtaagtaaaggaaaataaataataagtaagaaagtgagtttggtacggtgaagcacgtcaaagacgctgtcctaaagcctttgtagcctccctacgtgcaggtactgacggtctacaagactccaagatacgaccccttgtacacaaactcaagatccgctatgagcacgttcacagacagatataggtatccaagtcacataaccattgcccaaaataataataataaagtagagaatatatgtaaaagtagaaaaggagagaattagaatgtgtatgtgatattctgatagtgtattgtatatatcgtgtgttattgtgtgtttcaaatgtgaaggaggagtggccttttataggcattttcttaatcttatcataattttaataaatttaggtCGATTtgtttggaaaaaataattaaacttaaCATAAGAAACAATtaacacaaaaaattaaaacacaagaaaatttaacataaaaaccaaatttacATCTTTCTTTATTGAAGCAAAATCATGATTTACATTCGCCGAAAATATAAAAGAGATGTAAAAATGACTTTACACTCCCAAATCTACGTCTCCCCACTGAAAATGCTCTTAGATCATCAAATTGGAAGTGTATGTTCCTCCATGACCTTCGCTTAAAACAGAAAGGTGGGGGAAAGACGATAAAATCAAAATGTTCTACATTATGCGCGATCTCTCGTAGCCATAGCTCTAGAATTCCAAATGAACATAAAACCTAAGTACGCACCCCACCTTTGTTTTATTGCTTTTGGATTGTACTTGTCGAATATTAATTATTGACAAGGATATCAATAATGCTCACGCCACACATATGGTTAATTGTAATAATTTAGTATGGTTGAAAATTCCCTATTTTAGAAAGCTTTATCAAATGTTTTTATAATGAAGACGGCTCTATTTATTGACTCTTGCACATTAAATTTTTAggtgttatatatatatatatatttatttttttgtcattcgctAGGGAGAGGGAGGAGGAGCATTATATTGGATTGTCTTAAAATTATCTCTTACGTGAATCGAATTCGGGTGCATTTCAGGGTGGGGGAGAGTTTGGCCCACTTTTTCACTATGGTGTCACCCCATATGTAAATTTTATGCGTTATTAAAAGGGTGTTGTtaaacaaaccctaaaattaacttagTACACCATActaccaaactatttattgagttactaatttaccctaatataaaatgaccaaaaaggatacATTGAATTGTAAATACCCAATTAATTTTAGGATATACTTGGTTAATTTTAGGATTCGTCAAACAACACCCTATTAAAATTTGACTTATGCTACAATCAATCATGTATGTTTGCAAATATAATTTCTACCAGTTCAATTGTTCGGCCAAATGAAgcacatatttatttttcaaatgtcatccacatataTTATGATACATGAACTTATTATACAACGTGACTGTATTCTAATACCATACAATAATTTCTAAAAGGCTAAATTGTAGCAATGGTACTTGGACTAAGACCAAACTTTACTTTTCGTCCCTCCCATTGTTTTGTTGTTACCGTGGTACTTCAATTAGCTCTCATGTTGCATCATTGGTTTTTCCGTCAACTTAGTTAaattttctgtcaaaattaagggtaaattggaaaattctattttttttttctctctctctctctcccctccccTACTGTGCACTCTCCCTCTTCCCCCGACGATTTCTTCTTCCCCCATTCCCCATGACTACCACCTGCAAGCTCCAACCCTCAAACTATCCCACAGCCACCCTCTACCGTAGCCGCAACCCTAGCACCCACGAACCCAAAACTCGAGCCCTCATCCTCCACCCCAGATCTGATCAAAACAGAGAAGCAGAGGGTTGATGGGTATCTAGGTGGGCCGCTTGCATTGTCTGTCccattttcatatattcttcttGCATTGGTTTTTTATCAAAATACACCATTTTTCAAGGCCCCTTCTCACCCATATTTCTTCTCCTGCCCACCAATTTCTTCCCAGCCCCCACCAATCATTTAACCATGGCTTTAGCTATACAGCCCACCACCAACCTCCTCCAAAATCCCTTCCTAGGCCTCTATAGGTTACGAATGGATGGGTTGTTACTAGATTCTTTTTGCATATATGGTGTTTTGCAGTTCAAATGGATATTGGGAGGAAGCTTTAGAAATTTTACATAGTTGAGAGTGAACCTccgacctttttttttgggggggagggggggcgGGAAtcgggggagagagagatacgattttattttttatttttttaaaaattttgtgcCAAAATACATTTTTGCCCATGCCAAGTAGGACTTGTCAATGCCATATCATCATTTTTAACGGAAAATTTGACAAAGATGACGGCAAGGACGGTTTCTGTAACTGGAGGCATAATTAAAATACCACGgtaacaacaaaacaaagggAGGGACAAAAAGTAAAGTTTGGTCTTAGTCCACGAACCATTGCTACAATTTAGCCTTTCTAAAAATTACCGAAACTAGTATTTCTCTAGATGGGCCCACTTTGAAGCTAGTATTATACTATTTCTCACCGTGAGCTCATACACTTTAGTTCCCCCGTTATTATTTCCCACGATACAAGTCGAAAGAAATAGGGTAAAACGTGAAAACACAGCCCAACCTTCAAAGTTGAATgaaatcatttcattttttcttttaccaaaaaaatcagAGACTCATtagcagaagaagaaagaaaaaccccATAACATCAACAGTCACCATGAAAAACCTCTACAACAAGAAAGGCATAGTCCACCCATCTCCATCGCCAGCCCCCCCAGCCATTCTCACCCTAACCGCAGCCCTCTGCGACGAAGACAAGCAGGTCCTGGCCTACCTCATCTCTCCtacaccaacaacaacaacaacaactcaGGCAGCAACATCTGTGGTATTTTTGGGCATTGGTCCCCAAACCAATGTCATAAAAGTAATCTGTCAGATTTGTTGGAGTATGAAagctgctaaaatatgaatatggtttgaatgtattaggttgagttttattcttctccataaagatgtatatataagagtttacatGTGCTATACAATGAATTAGatacagtaaagaattaggaaagtatctcctaattatacaatgatttatcaactatataaaaataggaaagtaaatcccttaattaatcaaggaagtaaatctccttaattaattaggagactcacgtcaacactcTTCCTCAAGTTTGTGCATATATgtcaccaatgcccaacttCGTAAGTGAGTCATAAAATACTCTTCCACAAATAGATTTGGTTAAGATATCTGCCAACTGATCTTCTGATTTTACGAATAGTAGGTAGATGATCTTCttctcaagtttttctttgataaaatgtttatccacctcaacatgtttagttcgatcatgttgaattggattatgGGCAATATCGATGGCTGACTTGTTATCACAATGTAACTCCATTGGCTTTTCTGGCATGAACCCCAATTCTGTCAATAGTCTTCTTATCCATAGTAATTCACAAACTCCTTGAGCCATTCCTCGATATTCTGTTTCAGCACTAGTTCGAGAAactacattttgtttcttactcCGCCAAGTGACTAGGTTACCTCCCACAAAAGTGAAGTAACCTGAAGTAGATCGTCTGTCAGTAACGGAGCCAGCCCAATCAACATCTGTATATCCAACAACTTCGAGATCTCTATTTTTGGAGAATGTCAACCCTTTCCTAGGTGCTGACTTTAAGTATCTTAAGATCCGATCAACTGCATTCCTATGGGACACACTCGGTGAATGCATAAACTAACTAACCACACtcacagcatatgcaatatctggtCTTGTGTGAGCTAAATATATCAACCTTCCAACAAGGCGTTGGTACTGTTCCTTATTGATTGGTTCTTGATCCATGTCTTCACATAACTTGTTTGTGATTCATCTCGATGGGTGTATCAACAGGTTTGCATCCAAGCATTCCTGTTTCAGTGAGCAGATCTAATACATACTTCCTTTGAGACAGAAATATACCAATTGTGAACTGGCTACTTCAATTCCTAAAAAGTACTTCAGATCACCTAaatctttcatctcaaattcttgAGACAAATACTTCTGCAGTTTCAGTTGCTCTCCTGTGTCGTTTTCAGTTACGACtatgtcatccacataaacaATCAATGCAGTAAGTCTTTTTCCATCACGCTTCAAGAATAAAGTGTGATATGCATTACTCTGTATATATCAAAAATTCTACATGGATTTAGTGAATCTGCCAAACCATGCCCTAGGGGATTGTTTTAACCCATACAATGACTTTCTAAGCTTGCAAACTTGATTCTCCTTGTCACGAGCTAAGTTACATCCTGGTGGCAAGTCCATatatacttcttcttccaagtctccatgtaagaaagcatttttgacatcaaactgATGTAATGGCCAATCGAGATTTGCTGCTAGAGACAGAAGGACTCTGATAGTTTTAATCTTGGCTACTGGGGCAAAGATTTCTTGATAGTCTATCACATATCTTTGTGCGTACCCCTTCACCAAAAATCTAactttatatctttcaatgGATCCATTTGCTTTGAGTTTCACAGTATAAATCCACATGCATCCCAATGTCTTCTTTCTATGAAGTAATGGCACAAGTTCTCATGTGTCATTCTTCTGGAGAGCtcgcatttcttcattcatggcttctttccattttgaacCTTCTAGTGCTTCAGTTACATCGTTGGAAACAGGTATGTCGGCCAACTGCTTCACAAATTGTACCTGTAACTCTGATAATCTATTGATGGATACATAATTGTTGATGGGATATTTCCCCTTTGCATTAAGGTCTGCTTCATAGTGAACTGGAGATTTTCCACGGTTATTCCGTTTTGGAATATGATATGCAGGCTCTGTGCCTTCTGAAATTAAATCATCATGGGCTATTTCATTAATGTTATTCGtttcaggaaaagatgttACCTGAATGACGTCTTCAGTAGGTGATTGGTGTGGTACTGGAGTTGAAGAATACTCCTGAGTGGGAAAAAACTCCTCAATTTTCTCCTCCTGAGTCTGATAGTCGGGAAACGACCGGTCGCAGTCCTCTAGCGACCGGTCGTTTTGAAGAAGCATATTCAGATTTGTAGGTGGCAACCAGTCGCTTTCAACCTGCGACCGATCGTTTTCAGATAGAGTCTCTGGCGACCAATCGTTTGCACCCTGCGACCGGTCGTTTTTAGGCAGAGTCTTGGGATACCGATCGTTCGAATCCTGTGACCGGTCGTTTTCATTCTGGGAAAAATTTGAAGggaaaaattctgaaatgtGAGAAGTGTTGGCATTTTGATCCTCCTCCTGGATGGCTGAAAAATATATGTCGGATTCCCGGAATACAACATCCATAGAAGTATAGACTTTCTAACTCAGATGATGATAACACCGGTACACTTTCTGATGAGGTGCATAGCCGATGAAAACACATTTTTCGGCGCGGAGATCCAATTTGCTGCGTTGGTGATCATGTAAGTAGACGAAGACCACACAGCCAAAGATCAGGGGGATACGGGGTTCCAGGTTTTTGGTATGAGGTATTTGGAGATGGTGGTAGAGTGTTTGAAGGGgggtttggaaattgaggaTACTGGAGGGAATCCGATTGATAAGATATGTTGTAGAGAGGACGGCTTCTCCCCAAAAGGACCGAGGCATATTGGAGGCAAAGAGAGAGGCACGAACCACTTCCAATAAGTGTctattctttcgttcagccacaccattttgttgggaAGTGTAAGGGCATGAATGTTGATGTATGATGTCATGATCTTGTAAGAACTGATTAAGATCACGGTTGAGAAATTCTCCGCCATTGTCAGACcgaagaacctgaattctgGTATGAAATTGGGTCTCTACCATTTGATAGAACTATTGAAATTTGGAATTGACGTCCCCTTTTGTTTGGAGAAGAGAAACCCAGGTCATACGTGTGCAATCATCGATAAACGTGACCAACCATCTAGCTCCCCCAAGAGTGGTAATTTTAGTCGggccccaaacatcagaatgaacaagagaaaagGGAACCAAACTTTTATGTGAACTTAACGGAAAAGGAACACGATGGCTCTTGGCTAGTTCACAGATGCCACATGTAAAACTGGAGATATCTAACTGGGAAAATAAGGAATGAAATAGCTTCTGTAAATATCCAAACGACGCATGTCCAAGATGTCGATGCCATAACTATACTTCGGAAGTTTGCTTCTCAACACTCGTACCCCTAATTTTGTAAGCTTGACTGAGGCTGGCTTCACTATCAAAGGCCAAGTCCAGATAGTAGAGTTTGCCCCTCCTAGTACCACAACCAATCGTCTTGCTGCTGAGGTTGTCCTAAAAAACACAATGAGTAGGCCAAAAGGTTACATTGCAATTCAAAGCCGTAGTAATTTgggcaacaaacaaaaaattatgatgTAAGGATGGAACAATCAACACAGAATCCAAAGTGAGGGAGTCACAGCGAGAGAGGGAACCCTCCCCAATTACTGAGGAAGGGGTACCATTGGCATTAGACACCACCGATTGAGAAGACGGGGTATGAGAGGTAAGTTGTCCAGGATCAAAGGTCATGTGATCAGTAGCTCCGATGCAATGACCCAAATGTGTT
It encodes:
- the LOC18782299 gene encoding GDSL esterase/lipase At2g04570, producing the protein MGNLHISWLLLTQSLLLVTRISASVVPAVVVFGDSSVDAGNNNQIPTILRSNFEPYGRDFSGGKPTGRFSNGRVPTDFISQALGLKPFVPAYLDPSYNISDFATGVTFASAGTGYDTATSDVLSVIPLWKQLEYYKEYQNKLRLYLGGIKANEIINGALHVTSMGTNDFLENYYTYPGRSSQYSIQQYQDFLIGIAGNFIKQLYHLGARKISLGGLPPMGCLPLERTTNVMGGNDCIADYNNVALEFNGKLKGLTTTLSKELPGIKLVFSNPYYIFLHMIRRPSFYGFEVTSVACCATGTFEMGYACNRNNMFTCTDASKYIFWDSFHPTEKANHIISDYVMNNVLAQFR